In Mycobacterium stomatepiae, the following are encoded in one genomic region:
- a CDS encoding helix-turn-helix domain-containing protein: MNATDPPLRANHDPWRSVVRRDGLKQLVQRVLLPGSGTLAGWVDHTWALSWSEPVPAALSAVIGSPCVHLTIEDGPPGAFRHGHELPAALLHGVVTERFATDLPAPGWTVGLRLTPGAAFDLIGVPVSTWTGRVLSWSQAWPGWDLSEVRAAQDNHTRAKALEAAAIEMIGSRNPSPGGHRARSVVRLAVTDRTVHSVTDLAARLSVSRRTLERLCNDHIGVSPGWILRRERIIQVHQLFRETDLTVGEAADLLGWCDQAHLTNAYSRIAGVTPARLQQHLRADQAKLH, encoded by the coding sequence ATGAATGCGACAGATCCGCCACTGAGAGCTAACCATGATCCGTGGCGGTCGGTAGTGCGGCGCGACGGACTAAAACAGCTGGTCCAGCGAGTACTGCTGCCTGGTAGTGGAACCCTCGCTGGCTGGGTCGATCACACATGGGCGCTGTCGTGGTCTGAACCGGTGCCGGCTGCGCTGTCGGCCGTCATTGGCTCACCGTGTGTGCACCTCACGATCGAGGACGGTCCGCCGGGGGCTTTTCGACACGGGCACGAGCTGCCGGCTGCCCTGCTCCATGGTGTCGTCACCGAGCGATTCGCTACCGACCTGCCAGCTCCCGGATGGACGGTTGGACTGCGGCTGACACCCGGTGCCGCGTTTGATCTGATAGGCGTTCCGGTAAGCACGTGGACTGGGCGGGTTTTGTCATGGAGCCAGGCTTGGCCGGGATGGGACTTGTCAGAAGTTCGTGCGGCTCAAGACAATCACACTCGCGCCAAGGCGCTGGAAGCGGCCGCAATAGAGATGATCGGCAGCCGAAATCCTTCGCCCGGTGGGCATCGCGCACGGAGCGTTGTACGCCTTGCCGTGACCGATCGGACTGTGCATTCAGTAACCGATTTAGCGGCGCGCCTTTCCGTCTCGCGGCGAACACTGGAGCGGTTGTGCAACGACCACATCGGCGTTTCCCCGGGCTGGATACTACGGCGGGAGCGGATAATCCAAGTTCATCAACTATTTCGCGAGACAGACCTGACAGTCGGGGAGGCTGCCGACCTCCTAGGGTGGTGCGACCAGGCGCATCTAACCAATGCATACTCAAGGATCGCCGGTGTTACGCCGGCCCGCTTACAACAACACCTTCGCGCCGATCAAGCGAAGCTCCACTAG
- a CDS encoding hydroxymethylglutaryl-CoA synthase family protein, whose translation MGAGSDVGIEAINPYVGRFSLDVATLFNARGLDRTRMQNLLMRRKSVNLPIEDAVTNAVNAAAPIVRAMTDEERETIELVIVGTESGIDFGKALSTYVLDYLNLSRRCRTFETKHACYGGTAALQMASGFIRSSSREVRALVIAADAASVAARSTYWEPSQGAGAVAMLIGREGHILSLDHGANGYHSYEVSDTFRPRPDVEAGDSDLSLMSYMSCLEASFAHYAEVVENADICDTFGGLVLHTPFAGMVKSAHRRLLRRVATMSLEEIDGDFIRRVEPSIRFCQDVGNFYSAALYLAICSYLTYATVVEPQRIGLFSYGSGCSSEFYSGVVTPESAAAVSALRIPEQIADRHELEMDDYEIIADLALERMAGVENSEPDTRPYGHLLNSAIDGKSLLVLESIKNYHRVYRWA comes from the coding sequence TTGGGTGCGGGAAGTGATGTTGGTATCGAGGCCATCAATCCATACGTTGGCAGGTTCAGTCTGGATGTGGCGACATTGTTCAATGCGCGCGGGTTGGACAGAACGCGAATGCAGAATCTTTTAATGCGCCGTAAGTCGGTGAACCTACCGATTGAGGACGCAGTCACGAATGCAGTGAACGCTGCGGCTCCCATCGTCCGCGCAATGACCGATGAGGAACGTGAGACGATCGAGTTGGTCATCGTCGGCACTGAGTCAGGTATTGATTTCGGCAAGGCGTTAAGCACATACGTACTGGACTATCTAAATCTAAGCCGCCGCTGCCGTACCTTTGAAACTAAACACGCCTGCTACGGAGGCACTGCCGCGCTACAAATGGCCAGCGGATTTATACGGAGCAGCTCCCGAGAGGTTAGGGCTCTGGTAATCGCGGCCGACGCCGCTAGCGTCGCAGCGCGCTCCACTTATTGGGAACCATCGCAGGGTGCCGGTGCGGTCGCCATGCTCATTGGTCGCGAAGGACACATCCTAAGTCTGGACCATGGCGCCAATGGTTACCACAGCTACGAAGTGAGTGACACGTTTCGCCCCCGCCCGGACGTCGAGGCCGGCGATAGCGACCTATCCCTTATGTCCTACATGAGCTGCCTGGAAGCATCGTTCGCCCACTACGCCGAGGTCGTGGAGAATGCCGATATCTGTGATACGTTCGGCGGCCTCGTCCTGCACACGCCGTTTGCTGGAATGGTTAAGAGCGCGCACCGCCGTTTGTTGCGTCGTGTTGCGACAATGTCACTCGAAGAAATTGATGGCGATTTTATCCGCCGAGTCGAACCGTCAATCCGATTTTGTCAAGACGTCGGCAACTTCTACTCAGCCGCGCTGTACCTGGCGATCTGCTCCTATCTGACCTATGCCACTGTCGTGGAACCTCAACGGATAGGACTGTTTTCATACGGGTCCGGCTGCTCATCAGAGTTCTATAGTGGCGTTGTCACGCCCGAATCGGCCGCTGCTGTCTCCGCGCTTCGCATCCCCGAACAGATCGCCGACCGCCACGAGCTGGAGATGGACGACTACGAGATAATTGCTGATCTCGCGCTCGAGCGGATGGCGGGCGTCGAGAACTCCGAGCCCGACACCCGGCCTTATGGGCACCTACTCAACTCGGCAATCGACGGCAAGAGCCTGCTCGTTTTGGAAAGTATTAAGAACTACCACCGCGTGTACCGATGGGCATGA
- a CDS encoding DUF1697 domain-containing protein — protein MLRGINVSGHRKVSMADLVGVCEDLGYRDVRSYAQSGNLVFDAGRVTAPRVAKSLKAAIRDTFNYDDVDALIRTGADLAALVQANPYLADGADPKTLHLTMFSAAPVRPLADDGAWRPDGFTIANLEAYVVCPNGYGRTKLNNSFFENKLGVRATTRNWRTITALAQMTEELR, from the coding sequence ATGCTTCGGGGTATCAATGTGAGCGGACACCGCAAGGTCTCTATGGCTGACCTTGTCGGCGTTTGCGAGGATCTCGGCTACCGAGATGTACGCAGCTATGCGCAAAGCGGAAATCTTGTCTTTGACGCAGGTCGCGTGACAGCACCGCGAGTCGCCAAGTCCCTCAAAGCGGCGATCCGCGACACCTTCAACTACGACGACGTTGACGCGCTGATTAGGACGGGAGCCGATTTGGCTGCCTTAGTTCAGGCCAACCCCTATCTAGCCGACGGGGCAGACCCAAAAACGCTGCATCTGACAATGTTCTCGGCCGCGCCAGTAAGGCCCCTCGCCGATGACGGCGCTTGGCGTCCAGACGGTTTCACAATCGCCAATCTGGAGGCATATGTGGTGTGCCCCAATGGCTACGGTCGCACCAAGCTGAATAATTCCTTCTTCGAGAACAAGCTTGGCGTACGCGCAACAACCCGAAATTGGCGAACCATCACCGCACTCGCACAAATGACTGAGGAGCTGCGGTAG
- a CDS encoding Crp/Fnr family transcriptional regulator, translating to MNGENMTGKNMSGATESHTDAICDREPARLVNHHGHATGPRSCRVSDAQMRYSGKPGVAVRDSFPVAALVHLANSDPVPPVVIDANRGDMIYNTHNSNQWVYCIERGFVKIVATSREGKSCLLGIYTRGDLIGDLFFGGPSMYEFAVAMTRTRLYRFGVSQLHANLEDEDWRADFIRYLSRRIISQRKMIIDFVTADCEYRFGAILLDLANTIAAHSGDFSYLRLRITQEEFASMVGTTRSRIGLFLRNFIDNGAVIRERGGALRIHRESLMRYLAHNV from the coding sequence ATGAATGGGGAAAATATGACTGGGAAAAATATGAGTGGGGCAACTGAATCGCATACCGACGCGATATGCGACCGTGAGCCAGCCCGGCTAGTTAACCATCATGGACACGCAACAGGCCCGCGGTCATGTCGGGTGTCCGATGCCCAGATGAGGTACTCAGGAAAGCCGGGGGTAGCCGTACGCGATTCATTTCCGGTTGCTGCTCTAGTTCATCTAGCTAATTCGGACCCGGTTCCGCCGGTGGTTATTGATGCCAATCGCGGCGACATGATTTATAATACGCACAATTCAAACCAATGGGTCTATTGTATCGAACGAGGCTTTGTCAAGATTGTAGCGACGTCTCGGGAGGGAAAGAGTTGTCTACTTGGAATATACACTCGAGGGGACCTGATTGGTGATCTGTTCTTCGGGGGCCCATCTATGTATGAATTCGCGGTTGCCATGACGCGGACTAGGCTGTACCGCTTTGGTGTCTCACAATTGCACGCCAACTTAGAAGACGAGGACTGGCGTGCGGACTTCATTCGTTACTTATCGCGTCGGATCATTAGCCAGCGGAAGATGATCATTGATTTTGTGACGGCTGACTGTGAGTACCGGTTCGGAGCGATACTTCTGGATCTTGCAAACACAATCGCTGCTCACTCCGGGGATTTTTCTTATCTACGGCTCCGAATCACTCAAGAAGAATTTGCTTCCATGGTGGGAACTACTCGTTCACGAATTGGGCTTTTTCTTCGTAACTTTATCGATAATGGCGCTGTAATCCGGGAACGTGGAGGCGCTCTCCGGATACACCGGGAATCCCTCATGCGCTACCTGGCGCACAACGTTTGA
- a CDS encoding ACP S-malonyltransferase encodes MTSAWVFPGQGTQRQGMGEELIDLYPGLERRADDVLGYSIRRICLEDPNGILSNTLYCQPALFYVNHLTFLHRRRLHGWPDFFAGHSLGEYNALCASGSIDFDTGLELVARRAQLMSEVAQGGMLAVVGLSLLELTDLIEQIGPQIEIANYNLPDQTVVSGDMAQLRALHCEIDRHQKGSSVHLRLSGGFHSRHTQPAAEKFACDLSQADIGDPWVPTVANVTALPYEPGTVRDVLARQMRSPVRWVETMQFLRDQGVDSLTQVGPGRVLDGLWERFIPEPVMAASAALSERMVS; translated from the coding sequence ATGACCTCAGCGTGGGTGTTCCCCGGGCAAGGAACTCAGCGACAGGGCATGGGCGAGGAGCTCATCGACTTGTACCCCGGTCTGGAGCGTCGTGCTGACGACGTCCTCGGTTACTCGATCCGCCGAATTTGTCTAGAAGACCCTAACGGGATTCTGAGCAACACGTTGTATTGCCAACCTGCACTATTTTATGTAAATCATCTAACATTTTTACATCGGCGAAGGCTCCACGGTTGGCCAGACTTCTTTGCCGGACACAGCCTTGGTGAATACAACGCCCTGTGTGCTTCTGGCAGCATCGATTTTGATACAGGCCTGGAGCTGGTCGCTCGTCGTGCTCAACTGATGTCCGAGGTCGCTCAGGGTGGCATGCTTGCCGTCGTCGGACTCAGTCTGCTCGAACTGACTGACCTCATCGAACAAATCGGTCCACAAATCGAAATCGCTAACTACAACCTGCCTGATCAAACCGTCGTTTCCGGCGATATGGCTCAACTACGGGCCTTGCATTGTGAGATTGATCGTCACCAAAAAGGTAGCAGTGTTCACCTTCGCCTTTCGGGTGGCTTCCATTCCCGGCACACCCAACCTGCCGCTGAGAAATTCGCTTGCGATCTGTCCCAGGCGGATATTGGTGACCCGTGGGTTCCCACGGTTGCCAACGTCACCGCCCTCCCTTATGAGCCCGGCACGGTCCGCGATGTACTCGCTCGACAAATGCGTAGCCCCGTTCGGTGGGTGGAAACCATGCAATTTCTGCGCGACCAGGGTGTCGATAGTCTCACACAGGTCGGACCAGGCCGAGTGCTCGATGGCCTCTGGGAACGATTTATACCCGAACCGGTCATGGCTGCTTCGGCTGCGTTGTCAGAACGCATGGTGTCGTGA
- a CDS encoding non-ribosomal peptide synthetase: MAEEFLRSVGRHPANIAVSYLEQELSYADLLGNATAISHAIQRRAPANAIVALTQRRGFELIATIVGITMAGCAYLPLDPAYPTRRLQYCLRDSGASLLIGDNVPGSDVQTVSFTKAVNESRHAGDAAIRTAASNDPAYIIYTSGSTGTPKGVVVEHRNVLALFAATATEFSLCESDVWTMFHSSSFDFSVWEMWGALLHGGRIVIVDEHTARSPKQFVELVDRQAITILSQTPTAFAPFSTEALATKAPLDALRLVIFGGERLEPAGLADWILARGTSSPELVNMYGITETTVHTTQRRLDINDVQRTGRSPIGRPLPGLGIHLLDASLAPVPEGKAGEIVVTGPGVARGYLNRPELDTQRFITLPLGLCGSLVRCYRSGDIARRDGDDLVYLGRADAQLKVRGYRIEPQEIETVLISIDGVNAAAVVAAQAGPGDDRLVAFVVDHSPVQRRLQNEAVTCLRPAARETEIREAVGALLPAHLCPNHVFFIDELPRSTNGKVDVVSLSARASDHLSKISGGAGAAVASTNKQDGSDDAGAVFEIVQRVLRLNPFEPDRDIFDAGATSLAVVRLLAEINAVLDLELVPADLADNSSPSGIARVAAERRNFAAPAETPLARAVSTKPPRRKGASL; this comes from the coding sequence TTGGCCGAAGAATTTCTTCGATCGGTAGGTCGGCACCCAGCGAATATCGCTGTGTCCTACCTCGAACAAGAACTCTCCTACGCCGACCTACTAGGTAATGCAACTGCCATATCGCATGCAATTCAGCGGCGCGCACCTGCCAACGCTATCGTGGCCCTTACGCAGCGGCGCGGTTTCGAACTGATCGCCACGATCGTCGGAATAACAATGGCGGGATGCGCCTATCTGCCGCTGGACCCCGCCTATCCGACGCGCCGTCTGCAGTACTGCCTACGCGATAGCGGCGCGTCACTGCTTATCGGTGACAATGTGCCGGGATCGGATGTGCAGACTGTTTCATTCACCAAGGCAGTCAACGAAAGCCGCCACGCTGGCGACGCCGCCATACGTACGGCCGCCAGTAACGATCCCGCTTACATTATCTACACCTCTGGGTCCACCGGAACGCCGAAAGGTGTTGTGGTGGAACACCGCAATGTACTGGCGTTATTCGCCGCCACCGCAACAGAATTCAGCTTGTGTGAATCCGATGTCTGGACGATGTTCCATTCATCGAGCTTCGACTTCTCCGTCTGGGAAATGTGGGGTGCACTACTGCATGGCGGCCGAATCGTTATCGTCGATGAACACACAGCCCGCTCGCCTAAGCAGTTCGTTGAGCTCGTTGACCGGCAAGCGATCACGATCCTCAGTCAAACCCCCACAGCATTTGCACCTTTCAGCACCGAGGCACTGGCGACCAAAGCGCCCCTAGACGCGCTACGGCTAGTGATCTTCGGAGGGGAACGCTTAGAGCCGGCTGGGCTTGCCGACTGGATCTTGGCCCGTGGCACCAGCTCACCGGAGCTAGTGAACATGTACGGAATCACCGAAACCACCGTGCACACAACGCAGCGGCGTCTAGATATCAACGATGTGCAACGCACAGGCCGCAGCCCGATCGGCCGGCCCTTGCCCGGCCTAGGGATTCATTTACTTGACGCAAGCCTGGCGCCAGTGCCAGAGGGCAAGGCGGGCGAGATCGTAGTGACGGGTCCCGGTGTGGCGCGTGGCTACCTCAATCGCCCTGAGCTGGACACACAACGATTTATCACGTTGCCGCTGGGGCTTTGCGGTTCGCTCGTGCGCTGTTACCGTTCGGGGGACATAGCGCGCCGTGACGGCGACGACTTGGTGTATCTCGGTCGTGCTGATGCGCAATTGAAGGTCCGCGGATATCGGATCGAGCCTCAGGAAATCGAGACGGTGCTCATAAGCATCGATGGGGTGAATGCTGCTGCGGTCGTCGCCGCGCAGGCCGGGCCCGGCGACGATCGGCTGGTTGCGTTTGTTGTGGATCATTCGCCAGTACAACGGAGACTGCAGAATGAGGCAGTCACCTGTTTGCGCCCAGCCGCGCGTGAAACGGAGATTCGCGAGGCCGTGGGCGCGTTGTTGCCCGCGCACTTGTGCCCGAATCATGTGTTTTTTATCGATGAGTTGCCTCGTAGTACAAACGGAAAAGTTGATGTGGTGTCCCTGTCCGCTCGCGCCAGCGACCATTTGTCGAAGATTTCAGGCGGAGCTGGTGCAGCCGTGGCCAGCACTAACAAGCAGGATGGATCCGATGACGCCGGCGCGGTGTTTGAGATCGTCCAGCGCGTCTTGCGGTTAAACCCATTTGAGCCCGATCGGGACATCTTTGACGCCGGCGCAACCTCGCTGGCCGTCGTCCGGCTGCTGGCTGAAATTAACGCAGTTTTGGATCTTGAGCTAGTACCGGCAGATCTGGCCGATAACAGCAGCCCGTCCGGAATCGCTCGGGTGGCCGCTGAGCGTCGCAACTTCGCCGCCCCGGCTGAAACCCCTCTCGCGCGCGCAGTTTCAACTAAACCTCCTCGACGGAAAGGCGCTTCATTATGA
- a CDS encoding PfaD family polyunsaturated fatty acid/polyketide biosynthesis protein: MFPGQGSQHRGMGEGLFDEYPDLVARCDAIVGTDMRQLCLQDPERRLSETRWAQPALFLVNALSARHALKENTPPSIVLGHSLGEYNALEFAGALEFDDAFTLVNERALLMGQARGGAMAAVVGEVDLDALLRDAAANALEIANLNTPSQVVLAGAKDVIDRLVAHCRTTRAARAVPLAVSAAFHSSHMEAAADRFAMVLNGVAFRDPDRVVISNVTGRPYPPGEIRRLLGRQMRSQVRWWDCLQYLRSQGVNHARQLGPGRTLMDFWLAATTAPAPGCDEDREPNRIAPSQSNGKRLTATLISAIDIYTPGRNFCKAHGVREPYVAGAMYRGIASPALVVRMGRAGLLGVLGTGGLGLPEIESGLTHISAALAPDIPYAVNLLATPEQPEEEQRRVELYLRHGVSMVEAAAYTQLTEPLLRFRYRGAHIDGGRAVAPHRVIAKVSRREVAALFLQPPSEQLLANLRAEGLLNADEVAAARRLPVAADICVEADSGGHTDAGVALALIPSMTRLRDQYASQNLDEVVRIGAAGGLGTPESIAAAFVLGAEFVVTGSVNQCTPEAGTSDAVKDLLAQIDVGDTTYAPAGDMFELGARVQVVRKATLFPARANYLYQVYRAHRSLDDLDGDTRKMVERYLGCSLGHAWDMARVRLEHANPKELARVTTQPRARMARTFKTYFARSMQSALVGDITQRADFQIHSGPAMGALNAYLRDSDLQNWRTRNVDVVADHLLSGARRVLGAHI, from the coding sequence ATGTTTCCCGGTCAGGGTTCACAACATCGTGGAATGGGCGAAGGACTGTTCGACGAATACCCTGATCTCGTCGCTCGTTGCGACGCTATCGTTGGAACTGACATGCGACAATTGTGTCTACAGGATCCAGAACGACGTCTCAGTGAAACTCGATGGGCGCAACCTGCGCTGTTTCTCGTCAACGCGTTATCAGCACGACATGCACTGAAAGAGAACACCCCGCCGTCCATTGTTCTTGGACACAGTCTCGGCGAATACAACGCCCTTGAATTCGCGGGGGCGCTGGAATTCGATGACGCATTCACTTTGGTCAATGAGCGCGCTCTGCTCATGGGCCAAGCCCGCGGCGGCGCTATGGCCGCAGTCGTCGGTGAAGTCGACCTCGACGCGTTGCTGCGCGACGCCGCCGCGAATGCTCTAGAAATCGCCAACCTCAACACGCCGTCACAGGTGGTGCTGGCCGGCGCTAAGGATGTCATTGACCGCCTTGTCGCGCACTGCCGAACGACGCGTGCCGCCCGGGCGGTGCCGCTGGCAGTCAGCGCGGCGTTCCACTCTAGCCATATGGAAGCGGCCGCTGACCGCTTCGCTATGGTGCTGAATGGTGTAGCGTTTCGCGACCCCGATCGTGTGGTCATCTCAAACGTCACTGGACGGCCCTACCCACCCGGTGAAATCCGTCGTCTTCTCGGACGGCAGATGCGTTCACAAGTGCGCTGGTGGGACTGTCTTCAGTACCTGCGTAGCCAGGGGGTCAACCACGCCCGTCAGCTCGGCCCCGGCCGAACGCTGATGGACTTCTGGTTGGCAGCCACCACGGCACCCGCTCCCGGCTGTGATGAAGATCGCGAGCCAAACCGGATCGCTCCATCTCAAAGCAACGGAAAACGGTTGACGGCTACGCTCATATCGGCAATTGACATCTACACGCCCGGCCGCAACTTCTGTAAAGCTCACGGAGTACGCGAGCCCTATGTTGCCGGTGCAATGTATCGAGGCATCGCCTCACCGGCGCTGGTTGTCCGGATGGGTCGCGCTGGCCTTCTTGGTGTCCTGGGAACTGGGGGACTAGGCCTTCCTGAAATCGAAAGCGGTCTGACACATATCAGCGCTGCCCTGGCGCCCGATATCCCATACGCGGTGAATCTACTGGCCACACCCGAGCAACCTGAAGAAGAACAGCGCCGGGTAGAGCTCTATCTTCGTCACGGCGTTTCTATGGTCGAAGCAGCCGCTTACACCCAACTCACAGAACCTCTTTTGAGATTCCGGTACCGCGGAGCCCATATTGACGGCGGTCGCGCGGTCGCACCCCACCGTGTCATCGCCAAAGTGTCGCGCCGCGAGGTCGCCGCCCTCTTTTTGCAGCCACCATCGGAGCAGCTGCTAGCCAACCTTCGCGCCGAGGGTCTCTTAAATGCCGACGAGGTGGCCGCGGCCCGACGGCTTCCGGTGGCCGCAGACATCTGCGTTGAGGCCGATTCTGGGGGGCATACCGACGCTGGCGTCGCGTTGGCCCTAATACCCTCGATGACTCGGCTGCGGGACCAGTACGCGTCGCAAAACCTCGACGAGGTCGTGCGTATCGGCGCAGCGGGCGGGCTGGGCACACCCGAATCGATCGCTGCTGCGTTCGTGCTCGGTGCAGAGTTTGTCGTAACCGGATCGGTGAATCAGTGCACGCCTGAAGCCGGCACATCCGATGCTGTGAAAGACCTGCTCGCTCAAATCGATGTTGGCGACACGACATACGCACCAGCCGGAGACATGTTCGAATTAGGTGCCCGGGTCCAAGTGGTTCGAAAAGCGACCCTATTTCCCGCCAGAGCCAACTACCTCTATCAGGTCTACCGCGCCCACAGATCACTCGACGATCTCGACGGAGACACCCGCAAGATGGTCGAGCGTTACCTGGGATGCAGCCTAGGCCACGCTTGGGACATGGCCCGGGTTCGCCTGGAACACGCCAACCCAAAAGAACTGGCGAGGGTGACTACCCAACCACGCGCACGGATGGCCCGCACTTTCAAAACATACTTTGCCCGCAGTATGCAGTCCGCCCTCGTTGGCGACATCACCCAGCGCGCCGATTTTCAAATTCACAGCGGCCCAGCGATGGGGGCTCTTAACGCATATCTTCGCGACAGCGACCTTCAGAACTGGCGTACACGAAACGTGGACGTCGTCGCTGACCATTTGCTGAGCGGGGCCCGCAGAGTGCTCGGTGCGCACATCTGA
- a CDS encoding DUF3224 domain-containing protein, with amino-acid sequence MTERINADFTVISREEQPAEGFSGQLSHTIFDKTFTGDLEGTSVVQLIAIKTPVENAMAYVAFEHITGTIGDRKGTFVVRHSALMTPAEGRSGEWIVVPHAGDGDFAALTGRGEIVQGPSGEVFQLDCDFGD; translated from the coding sequence ATGACCGAGCGTATAAATGCTGATTTCACTGTGATTTCGCGCGAAGAACAGCCGGCCGAAGGATTTTCTGGTCAGCTGAGTCACACGATCTTTGATAAGACGTTCACTGGCGACCTTGAAGGTACCAGTGTTGTGCAGCTAATTGCTATAAAGACACCCGTAGAGAATGCGATGGCTTACGTTGCATTCGAGCACATTACGGGCACGATAGGGGACCGCAAAGGAACCTTTGTCGTTCGGCACAGCGCTCTGATGACGCCCGCCGAAGGGCGGTCGGGCGAATGGATCGTGGTTCCGCACGCGGGAGATGGGGACTTTGCGGCGCTGACTGGTCGGGGCGAGATCGTGCAGGGGCCGTCGGGCGAGGTGTTCCAGCTTGACTGCGATTTCGGGGACTGA
- a CDS encoding enoyl-CoA hydratase-related protein: MGMTNISADLIVEYGAAWHRAQLSRPDRRNVLTPQLIDALGRAITDCENDLAARAFVIESSGSVFCDGMDLAAAAQNSQVRGAGGEAFVHLLDRFTTADVAVICVVDGRATGGGVGLAAACDFVFATPRSSFCLPEALWGLVPCLVAPFLIRRAGYRLCQQMALSTIPIDVDSAKAAGLVDTVEDQPQRSMQLLLNRLRRTQPGSIGAAKRYFRTLWPLDDRTLQNAIDSLEGFLIDPGMVNRLQQFADNQQLPWQPT; encoded by the coding sequence ATGGGCATGACCAATATATCCGCGGATCTAATCGTTGAATACGGCGCCGCGTGGCACCGCGCCCAGCTTTCACGCCCCGACCGTCGCAACGTCCTGACCCCCCAACTCATCGACGCGTTGGGCCGCGCAATCACTGATTGTGAAAACGACCTTGCGGCAAGAGCCTTCGTCATCGAAAGTAGTGGAAGCGTCTTCTGTGACGGGATGGACTTAGCGGCGGCGGCACAGAACTCGCAGGTTCGTGGCGCTGGAGGCGAAGCCTTCGTGCATCTGCTTGATCGCTTCACTACCGCCGACGTTGCTGTGATTTGTGTCGTCGACGGGCGGGCCACCGGCGGCGGCGTGGGCCTGGCCGCTGCCTGCGACTTTGTGTTCGCCACCCCGCGAAGCTCGTTCTGTTTACCGGAAGCGTTATGGGGCTTAGTGCCATGCCTGGTCGCCCCGTTCCTCATTCGGCGTGCCGGCTATCGGCTATGTCAACAAATGGCGCTTTCCACGATCCCCATCGATGTCGACAGCGCCAAGGCTGCAGGACTTGTAGACACCGTAGAAGACCAGCCTCAGCGTTCGATGCAGCTCCTGCTCAATCGTCTACGGAGGACGCAACCGGGCAGTATCGGCGCCGCCAAACGTTACTTTCGGACACTTTGGCCTCTCGATGACCGAACTCTACAAAACGCTATCGACTCCCTTGAGGGCTTTCTCATTGACCCCGGCATGGTGAATCGACTCCAACAATTCGCTGACAACCAGCAGCTGCCGTGGCAACCAACATGA
- a CDS encoding VOC family protein has protein sequence MTLPEINLLAFTIDCSDAAGLARFYADLSGGEVVGNYPEYGVAAIQVGSHTINFQGVEDYKAPEWPSQNQPQQFHLDFRVDDLNAGISRATGLGATVASEQPGGNSYRVMLDPDGHPFCLCPPKVEQ, from the coding sequence GTGACGCTTCCGGAGATCAACTTACTGGCCTTTACTATCGACTGCTCCGACGCCGCCGGGTTGGCTCGGTTCTACGCCGACCTGTCCGGCGGTGAGGTCGTCGGGAACTACCCCGAGTACGGAGTTGCCGCGATACAGGTCGGCTCTCATACCATCAACTTCCAGGGGGTCGAAGACTACAAAGCCCCTGAATGGCCGAGTCAGAACCAGCCTCAGCAATTCCATCTAGACTTCCGAGTAGATGATCTGAACGCTGGAATATCTCGTGCTACGGGCTTGGGCGCCACTGTGGCCTCCGAACAACCGGGAGGCAATTCTTATCGAGTCATGCTCGACCCGGACGGCCACCCGTTCTGTCTCTGTCCTCCAAAAGTAGAACAGTAA